One window of the Lonchura striata isolate bLonStr1 chromosome 9, bLonStr1.mat, whole genome shotgun sequence genome contains the following:
- the DNASE2B gene encoding deoxyribonuclease-2-beta isoform X1, with protein sequence MLSCNNPLAARPAHRETKMPAGSAWCYPALLLLLSPVPLWAAELSCRNEHGEAVDWFALYKLPKHAKGQIPMLGLEYLYMDALAPQWQLGKYLINMTQGALGQTLQQLYETYESKRYTTAYAMYNDEIPESDSKGSKHGHTKGFLLLDKSQGFWVIHSVPLFPPIPEDGYGYPSTGESFGQTAICITFKYDQFTEIDQQMLIYNPGIYSCSIPDIFQADLPNLQKLCAKSRLPSVPLYHLSKLQSAHGETFLQFAKSHLFIDDIYVAWMAQELKTDLLAESWQRSGEKLYSNCSLDYHVYNINIIGTPLNSTFHSINDHSKWAVSRKYKDQWTCIGDLNRAAEQAWRSGGFICTQNEQIYKAFRHLIIQYESCTSAPREL encoded by the exons ATGCTGTCATGCAACAAT CCACTCGCGGCTCGCCCTGCGCACCGGGAAACCAAAATGCCTGCGGGATCCGCGTGGTGCTACCCTGCTCTGCTCTTACTTCTCTCCCCTGTGCCCCTGTGGGCCGCTGAGCTTTCCTGCAGGAATGAACACGGGGAGGCGGTGGATTG gtttGCTCTTTACAAGCTGCCAAAACATGCCAAAGGACAGAttcccatgctgggactggAGTACCTGTACATGGATGCCCTGGCTCCACAGTGGCAGCTTGGTAAATACCTAATCAACATGACACAGGGTGCTCTGGGCcaaacactgcagcagctgtaTGAGACATATGAATCCAAG AGGTACACCACTGCATATGCCATGTACAATGATGAGATCCCTGAATCAGACTCCAAAGGGTCGAAACATGGACACACCAAAG GATTTCTGCTCTTGGATAAATCACAAGGCTTCTGGGTGATTCACAGTGTGCCCCTGTTCCCTCCCATCCCTGAGGATGGTTATGGATATCCATCTACTGGGGAGTCCTTCGGACAGACAGCCATCTGTATAACCTTCAAATATGATCAGTTCACAGAAATAG ACCAACAGATGTTGATTTATAATCCGGGAATCTACAGCTGTTCCATCCCTGACATCTTCCAAGCTGATCTCCCAAATCTCCAGAAACTCTGTGCAAAGTCCAGGCTACCTTCAGTCCCCTTGTACCACCTCTCCAAGCTCCAGTCAGCTCATGGGGAAACCTTTCTCCAGTTTGCAAAGTCACACTTGTTCATAGATG ATATCTATGTGGCCTGGATGGCTCAGGAACTGAAGACTGATTTGTTGGCTGAATCCTGGCAGCGTTCTGGTGAAAAACTTTACTCAAATTGCTCTCTTGATTACCACGTCTACAACATAAACATAATAGGGACGCCATTGAACTCCACCTTTCATTCCATTAATGATCATTCCAAATGGGCTGTTTCAAGGAAATACAAAGATCAGTGGACATGCATTGGAGACTTGAACCGTGCTGCTGAGCAAGCTTGGAGAAGTGGTGGCTTCATCTGTACCCAGAATGAACAGATCTACAAAGCCTTCAGGCATTTGATAATCCAGTATGAAAGCTGCACTTCTGCTCCCAGAGAGCTGTAA
- the DNASE2B gene encoding deoxyribonuclease-2-beta isoform X2, with translation MPAGSAWCYPALLLLLSPVPLWAAELSCRNEHGEAVDWFALYKLPKHAKGQIPMLGLEYLYMDALAPQWQLGKYLINMTQGALGQTLQQLYETYESKRYTTAYAMYNDEIPESDSKGSKHGHTKGFLLLDKSQGFWVIHSVPLFPPIPEDGYGYPSTGESFGQTAICITFKYDQFTEIDQQMLIYNPGIYSCSIPDIFQADLPNLQKLCAKSRLPSVPLYHLSKLQSAHGETFLQFAKSHLFIDDIYVAWMAQELKTDLLAESWQRSGEKLYSNCSLDYHVYNINIIGTPLNSTFHSINDHSKWAVSRKYKDQWTCIGDLNRAAEQAWRSGGFICTQNEQIYKAFRHLIIQYESCTSAPREL, from the exons ATGCCTGCGGGATCCGCGTGGTGCTACCCTGCTCTGCTCTTACTTCTCTCCCCTGTGCCCCTGTGGGCCGCTGAGCTTTCCTGCAGGAATGAACACGGGGAGGCGGTGGATTG gtttGCTCTTTACAAGCTGCCAAAACATGCCAAAGGACAGAttcccatgctgggactggAGTACCTGTACATGGATGCCCTGGCTCCACAGTGGCAGCTTGGTAAATACCTAATCAACATGACACAGGGTGCTCTGGGCcaaacactgcagcagctgtaTGAGACATATGAATCCAAG AGGTACACCACTGCATATGCCATGTACAATGATGAGATCCCTGAATCAGACTCCAAAGGGTCGAAACATGGACACACCAAAG GATTTCTGCTCTTGGATAAATCACAAGGCTTCTGGGTGATTCACAGTGTGCCCCTGTTCCCTCCCATCCCTGAGGATGGTTATGGATATCCATCTACTGGGGAGTCCTTCGGACAGACAGCCATCTGTATAACCTTCAAATATGATCAGTTCACAGAAATAG ACCAACAGATGTTGATTTATAATCCGGGAATCTACAGCTGTTCCATCCCTGACATCTTCCAAGCTGATCTCCCAAATCTCCAGAAACTCTGTGCAAAGTCCAGGCTACCTTCAGTCCCCTTGTACCACCTCTCCAAGCTCCAGTCAGCTCATGGGGAAACCTTTCTCCAGTTTGCAAAGTCACACTTGTTCATAGATG ATATCTATGTGGCCTGGATGGCTCAGGAACTGAAGACTGATTTGTTGGCTGAATCCTGGCAGCGTTCTGGTGAAAAACTTTACTCAAATTGCTCTCTTGATTACCACGTCTACAACATAAACATAATAGGGACGCCATTGAACTCCACCTTTCATTCCATTAATGATCATTCCAAATGGGCTGTTTCAAGGAAATACAAAGATCAGTGGACATGCATTGGAGACTTGAACCGTGCTGCTGAGCAAGCTTGGAGAAGTGGTGGCTTCATCTGTACCCAGAATGAACAGATCTACAAAGCCTTCAGGCATTTGATAATCCAGTATGAAAGCTGCACTTCTGCTCCCAGAGAGCTGTAA